From Meiothermus sp., a single genomic window includes:
- a CDS encoding ABC transporter permease has protein sequence MPVNSNIGVLARLAWRNLWRQRRRTLLLLLVVAYASLTIVLFWGVNDGFIQSIQYGNARFLSAPVLITARGYLEDPDPERGLPSLDFLPQLAAAPGVRAAAPRLEFPALLRSAYAAEPVQARGVEPALEARVSGIPQAIVEGRMVEGPGEVVLGKRLAERLDARLGERVVLDAAALAGPQALGLRVVGLVASGIASVDRGAVLLHLEDARRLSGLPTATGVALDVPRGQEARVARALAAKLPEGLEAHDLGELLGGLSQALQSRQGTVFLIGLAFSLFAALAVTSTVLVSVLERTREFGMMGAIGLAPAGLAAMVTLETVLATALGWVVGLALGYGLNYWLATQNVLGPIFASYGAAWEILGTGGEIYTAQSPLYALYAALTIALAAFFSVLIPARRVKALNPAEAMRTE, from the coding sequence ATGCCGGTAAATAGCAACATAGGAGTTCTGGCCAGGCTGGCCTGGCGCAACCTTTGGCGGCAGCGCAGGCGCACCCTCTTGCTCTTGCTGGTGGTGGCCTACGCCTCCCTGACCATCGTGCTCTTCTGGGGGGTCAACGACGGCTTCATCCAGTCCATCCAGTACGGCAACGCCCGCTTCCTGAGCGCCCCGGTGCTTATCACCGCCCGCGGCTACCTGGAAGACCCCGACCCCGAGCGGGGCCTGCCCAGTCTGGATTTTCTGCCCCAACTCGCCGCGGCGCCCGGGGTGCGGGCCGCCGCGCCCCGGCTGGAGTTCCCCGCCCTGCTGCGCTCGGCCTACGCCGCCGAACCGGTGCAGGCCCGGGGGGTAGAGCCCGCGCTCGAGGCCCGGGTCAGCGGGATTCCCCAGGCCATCGTGGAGGGCCGCATGGTGGAGGGGCCCGGCGAGGTGGTGCTGGGGAAAAGGCTGGCCGAGCGGCTGGACGCCCGGCTGGGCGAGCGGGTGGTGCTGGACGCCGCCGCCCTGGCCGGGCCCCAGGCCCTGGGGCTGCGGGTGGTGGGGCTGGTGGCCTCGGGCATCGCCTCGGTGGATCGGGGAGCGGTGCTCTTGCACCTGGAAGACGCACGCAGGCTCAGCGGCCTTCCCACCGCCACCGGGGTGGCGCTGGACGTGCCCCGGGGGCAGGAGGCCCGGGTGGCCCGGGCCCTGGCCGCAAAGCTGCCGGAGGGGCTCGAGGCCCACGACCTGGGCGAGCTTCTGGGGGGGCTTAGCCAGGCGCTGCAATCCCGGCAGGGCACGGTCTTCCTCATCGGCCTGGCCTTTTCCCTCTTCGCCGCGCTGGCCGTGACCAGCACGGTGCTGGTGAGCGTGCTCGAGCGCACCCGCGAGTTTGGCATGATGGGGGCCATCGGCCTGGCCCCCGCCGGCCTGGCGGCCATGGTGACGCTCGAGACGGTGCTGGCCACCGCCCTCGGCTGGGTTGTGGGGCTGGCGCTGGGCTATGGGCTCAACTACTGGCTGGCCACCCAGAACGTGCTGGGGCCCATCTTTGCCAGCTACGGGGCGGCCTGGGAAATCCTGGGCACCGGGGGTGAGATCTACACCGCGCAAAGCCCGCTCTACGCCCTCTATGCGGCCCTGACCATCGCCCTGGCGGCTTTTTTCTCGGTTCTGATTCCGGCCCGGCGGGTAAAAGCGCTCAACCCTGCCGAGGCCATGCGCACGGAGTAG
- a CDS encoding prolyl oligopeptidase family protein, translating into MKFLYPPAPTAEVVDDWHGIQVPDPYRPLENPHAPETRAWIEAQNRLTFDYLAQIPLRESLRKRLEELWNYPRVVGFFKKGGRYFSLRNDGLQNQNVLCVQESLESAPRVLLDPNALSEDGTVALTQYSVSRDGRYLAYALSQSGSDWLVWKVREVASGQDLPDEIRWSKFSTAAWLPDASGFFYSRYDPPTEGADYTGANYFQKVYLHKLGNPQREDVLVYERPDQKEWGFQAFVTHDGRYECLHVWRGTHRENLFFYRAYGSGGPFVELVGEFVASFEFIRNQGSRFYFKTNLQAPKGRVIAVDVAGGGLEGHQTLVPEGEDVLAFVEPAGDALVLGYLHHASHRLEMVDLEGHSRGSLPLPTLGMVAPLAGEEDDPELFFGFTSFLYPTTLYHHHLSTGQTQTLFAPPLNFDPSLYETHQVFVTSQDGTQVPLFLVHKKGLVLDGQNPTLLYGYGGFNIAMTPAFNPGRLVWLEQGGVLAQACLRGGGEYGEDWYRAGTLGRKQNVFDDFIACAEWLIEQGYTQPRRLAIQGGSNGGLLVGAAMTQRPELFGVALPAVGVLDMLRFHKFTIGWAWVSDYGSPDDPTQFRYLLAYSPLHNLKQGTRYPATLITTADHDDRVVPAHSFKFAAALQAAQGGEAPVLIRIQTKAGHGLGKPTRMLIEEQADLYAFTLRQMGLA; encoded by the coding sequence ATGAAGTTTTTGTATCCCCCCGCACCCACAGCCGAAGTTGTAGACGATTGGCACGGCATCCAGGTACCCGACCCCTACCGTCCCCTCGAGAACCCCCACGCGCCCGAGACCCGGGCTTGGATCGAGGCCCAGAACCGGCTCACCTTTGACTATCTGGCGCAAATTCCCCTGCGTGAGTCCCTGCGAAAGCGCCTGGAAGAGCTCTGGAACTACCCCCGCGTGGTGGGTTTTTTCAAGAAAGGCGGGCGCTACTTCAGCCTGCGCAACGACGGCCTGCAAAACCAAAATGTGCTTTGCGTGCAGGAGAGCCTGGAGAGTGCCCCACGGGTGCTGCTCGACCCCAACGCGCTGTCCGAGGACGGTACGGTGGCCCTGACCCAGTATTCGGTGAGCCGCGACGGGCGTTACCTGGCCTATGCCCTGAGCCAGAGCGGCTCGGACTGGCTTGTTTGGAAGGTGCGCGAGGTAGCAAGCGGCCAGGACTTGCCCGACGAAATAAGGTGGAGCAAGTTCAGCACCGCTGCCTGGCTGCCGGACGCCTCGGGCTTTTTTTATAGCCGCTACGACCCTCCCACCGAAGGCGCCGACTACACCGGGGCCAATTACTTCCAGAAGGTCTATCTGCACAAGCTAGGTAACCCCCAGCGCGAAGATGTGCTGGTGTACGAGCGGCCCGACCAGAAGGAGTGGGGGTTTCAGGCCTTTGTGACCCACGACGGGCGCTACGAGTGCCTGCACGTGTGGCGGGGCACGCACCGCGAGAACCTGTTCTTTTACCGGGCGTATGGCTCCGGAGGGCCTTTTGTGGAGCTGGTGGGCGAGTTTGTGGCCTCGTTTGAGTTTATTCGCAACCAGGGCTCTCGCTTCTATTTCAAAACCAACCTGCAAGCCCCCAAGGGCCGGGTGATTGCGGTGGACGTGGCCGGGGGCGGTCTGGAGGGCCACCAGACCCTGGTGCCCGAGGGTGAGGACGTGCTGGCGTTTGTGGAGCCGGCGGGCGACGCGCTGGTGCTGGGCTATCTGCACCACGCCAGCCACAGGCTGGAGATGGTTGACCTCGAGGGCCATTCCCGGGGAAGTTTGCCCTTGCCCACCCTGGGCATGGTAGCGCCCCTCGCCGGGGAGGAGGACGACCCAGAGCTCTTTTTCGGCTTTACGTCCTTCCTGTACCCTACCACCCTGTACCATCACCACCTCTCCACCGGCCAGACCCAGACCCTTTTTGCCCCACCCCTGAACTTTGATCCGAGCCTGTATGAAACGCACCAGGTTTTTGTGACCAGCCAGGACGGTACACAGGTGCCGCTCTTCCTGGTGCACAAGAAAGGGCTGGTGCTAGACGGCCAGAACCCCACCTTGCTCTATGGCTATGGGGGCTTCAACATCGCCATGACCCCGGCCTTCAACCCCGGGCGCCTGGTCTGGCTCGAGCAGGGCGGGGTATTGGCCCAGGCCTGCTTGCGCGGGGGCGGCGAGTACGGCGAAGACTGGTACCGGGCCGGCACCCTGGGGCGCAAGCAAAACGTGTTCGACGACTTCATCGCCTGCGCCGAGTGGCTTATCGAGCAGGGCTATACCCAGCCCCGGCGCTTGGCCATACAGGGCGGCTCCAACGGGGGGCTTTTGGTGGGAGCAGCTATGACCCAGCGCCCCGAGCTATTTGGGGTGGCCCTGCCCGCGGTGGGCGTGCTGGACATGCTACGCTTCCACAAGTTCACCATCGGCTGGGCCTGGGTCTCGGATTACGGCTCGCCCGACGACCCCACCCAGTTCCGCTATCTGCTGGCCTACTCACCCTTGCACAACCTGAAGCAAGGAACCCGCTACCCCGCCACCCTCATCACCACCGCCGACCACGACGACCGGGTGGTACCCGCCCACTCCTTCAAGTTTGCGGCGGCCCTGCAAGCCGCCCAGGGAGGCGAAGCACCGGTGCTTATCCGCATCCAGACCAAGGCCGGGCACGGCCTGGGCAAGCCTACCCGCATGCTCATCGAAGAACAGGCCGACCTCTACGCCTTTACCCTGCGTCAGATGGGACTGGCCTAG
- a CDS encoding GbsR/MarR family transcriptional regulator, which translates to MSGELHHFVEEFALAYEAAGIPRTAGRILGWLMVCDPPEQTASQLAEALGASKASISTMTRLLLQMHLIERVPKRGSRQTHFCIRPDTWSRSVQQGLSSLSRYRALAEQGLRLLQEAPPARGERLREMRDLYAFFEEELQGLFERYERSKRKA; encoded by the coding sequence GTGTCCGGGGAGCTGCACCACTTCGTCGAGGAGTTTGCCCTGGCCTACGAGGCCGCGGGAATTCCCCGCACCGCCGGGCGCATCCTGGGCTGGCTGATGGTCTGCGATCCCCCCGAGCAGACCGCCTCGCAGCTCGCGGAGGCCCTGGGGGCCAGCAAGGCCTCCATCAGCACCATGACCCGGCTTTTGCTGCAGATGCACCTAATCGAGCGGGTGCCCAAGCGGGGCTCGAGGCAGACCCACTTCTGCATCCGTCCCGACACCTGGAGCCGCTCTGTTCAGCAGGGCCTGTCCAGCCTGAGCCGCTACCGGGCCCTGGCCGAGCAGGGCCTGCGGCTTTTGCAGGAGGCCCCGCCCGCGCGCGGCGAGCGGCTGCGGGAGATGCGCGATCTGTACGCTTTTTTTGAGGAGGAATTGCAAGGGCTATTCGAGCGCTACGAGCGAAGCAAGCGTAAGGCGTGA
- a CDS encoding outer membrane lipoprotein-sorting protein, which yields MNLRPIVLGLLCFSLGSAATDPQAVLKAIVDNQRGGSVRATLTLSVTRPDRQTQYVLEVASDGGERAITWVKAPPREAGQAFLRVGDNIQLYNPTLKRVLRLPPSGRSDSFLGSDLSYSDLAGRDLEQDYTPSIGAETEGSLTLELIPKPQAPTPYGKLVLQASKPGFVPREVLYYDQRGQAVRRVTFAQFAQVGGRSFPTQTTVEDLLRPGYRTSVVYSNYRFGVAIPESCFTVRALEAGC from the coding sequence ATGAACCTACGACCCATCGTGCTCGGCTTGCTCTGCTTTAGCCTCGGCAGCGCGGCCACCGACCCCCAGGCGGTGCTCAAGGCCATCGTGGACAACCAGCGCGGCGGGAGCGTGCGGGCCACCCTGACCCTGAGCGTGACCCGCCCCGACCGTCAGACCCAGTACGTGCTCGAGGTGGCCTCGGATGGGGGCGAGCGGGCCATCACCTGGGTCAAGGCCCCCCCGCGCGAGGCCGGACAGGCTTTTTTGCGGGTGGGGGACAACATCCAGCTCTACAACCCTACCCTCAAGCGGGTACTGCGGCTGCCCCCCAGCGGGCGCAGCGATAGCTTCCTGGGCTCCGACCTCTCCTACAGCGACCTGGCCGGGCGCGATCTCGAGCAAGACTACACCCCCAGCATCGGCGCGGAAACCGAGGGCAGCCTCACCCTCGAGCTCATCCCCAAGCCCCAGGCCCCCACCCCATACGGCAAGCTGGTGTTGCAGGCCAGCAAGCCCGGCTTCGTGCCCCGCGAGGTGCTCTACTACGACCAGCGCGGCCAGGCGGTGCGCAGGGTTACCTTTGCCCAGTTTGCCCAGGTAGGTGGGCGCAGCTTTCCCACCCAGACCACCGTGGAGGATTTGCTGCGTCCGGGCTACCGCACCAGCGTGGTCTACAGCAACTACCGCTTTGGCGTAGCTATCCCCGAAAGCTGCTTCACCGTGCGGGCGCTGGAGGCCGGTTGCTGA
- a CDS encoding ABC transporter ATP-binding protein, translating to MKPVLEVKELTKVYRVDTVETPALRGVSLEVHQGEFIALAGPSGSGKSTLLHLMGGLDRPTSGEVWLEGQRIDGLSKAELARLRLWNVGFVFQAYNLIPVLTALENAAFVLELRGEPKAAREAKALEALETLGLKDLAHRRPNQLSGGQQQRVAVARALAARPKIILADEPTANLDSKTGLALIEHMRTLNREQGVTFVFSTHDPRLLERVDRIVRLEDGQVAA from the coding sequence GTGAAGCCTGTTTTAGAGGTCAAGGAACTGACCAAGGTGTACCGGGTAGATACCGTGGAAACCCCCGCCCTGCGTGGGGTGAGCCTGGAGGTACACCAGGGGGAGTTCATCGCCCTGGCCGGGCCCTCGGGCAGTGGCAAGAGCACCCTTCTGCACCTGATGGGAGGCCTGGATCGGCCCACCTCGGGCGAGGTCTGGCTGGAAGGGCAGCGCATAGACGGGCTCTCTAAAGCGGAGCTGGCCCGCCTGCGGCTGTGGAACGTGGGCTTTGTGTTTCAGGCCTACAACCTGATTCCGGTGCTGACCGCGCTGGAGAACGCGGCCTTCGTGCTCGAGCTGCGCGGCGAGCCCAAGGCGGCGCGCGAGGCTAAGGCCCTGGAGGCGCTCGAAACCCTGGGTCTGAAAGACTTGGCCCACCGCCGCCCCAACCAGCTCTCGGGCGGGCAGCAGCAGCGGGTGGCGGTGGCCCGGGCCCTGGCCGCCCGGCCCAAGATCATCCTGGCCGACGAGCCCACCGCCAACCTCGATTCCAAGACCGGCCTGGCCCTCATCGAGCACATGCGCACCCTCAACCGCGAACAGGGCGTTACCTTTGTCTTCAGCACCCACGACCCCAGGCTGCTGGAGCGGGTAGACCGGATTGTGCGGCTCGAGGATGGGCAGGTTGCGGCCTAG
- a CDS encoding ABC transporter permease, with product MFDLLPLAWRNLWRHRGRSLITAGAVGLAVFFTLVYLSFLGALENAMYNQLTDSVGHLQVRVEGYREKREFRELLIPEARQVEARLAEGTEARLVVALEVPALVAGESRSRGVLLVGDWRPPELRERFAQQYLAQGRLPEENDLEGIALGASLARALKVGLGDPVYVYAPGTEGRGAGVYRLVGLLHFPDPAAEAKSAYLSLAAAQELAAPGSATRIELHFPFTRLGQDAQLAALAPQLEARLGPGLSLESWREASPALAQIFNLLTPLVLIFAAIFFGLAGLLVLNTIYLGLLERTRELGVIVALGAGPAQVTRMVVLESLLLTLSGALVGSGLGLATVGALSRGFSLEAVFGGVASTFGLPEVLYLSLRPWELPVTLAYALLTGLLAAWWPARLAARLEPVEAMRFTA from the coding sequence ATGTTTGACTTGCTTCCCCTCGCCTGGCGCAACCTCTGGCGGCACCGTGGGCGCAGCCTGATAACCGCCGGGGCGGTGGGCCTGGCGGTGTTCTTTACCCTGGTCTACCTGAGCTTCCTGGGGGCTTTGGAAAACGCCATGTACAACCAGCTCACCGACTCGGTGGGGCACCTGCAGGTGCGGGTGGAGGGCTACCGCGAAAAGCGGGAGTTCCGCGAGTTGCTCATCCCCGAGGCAAGGCAGGTGGAGGCCCGGCTGGCCGAAGGAACCGAAGCCCGGTTGGTGGTGGCCCTCGAGGTGCCCGCGCTGGTGGCGGGCGAGAGCCGCTCGAGGGGGGTTCTGCTGGTGGGCGATTGGCGCCCGCCCGAACTGCGCGAACGCTTTGCCCAGCAATACCTGGCCCAAGGACGCTTGCCGGAAGAAAATGACCTGGAGGGCATCGCGCTGGGCGCTTCGCTGGCCCGGGCCCTAAAGGTGGGGCTGGGCGACCCGGTGTACGTCTACGCCCCGGGCACCGAGGGGCGGGGGGCCGGGGTCTACCGGCTGGTGGGGCTGCTCCACTTCCCCGACCCCGCCGCCGAGGCCAAAAGCGCCTACCTCTCGCTGGCCGCCGCCCAGGAGCTGGCCGCGCCGGGGAGCGCTACTCGCATCGAGCTGCACTTCCCCTTTACCCGCCTCGGCCAGGACGCCCAGCTCGCCGCCCTGGCGCCCCAGCTCGAGGCCCGGTTGGGGCCTGGCCTGAGCCTGGAAAGCTGGCGCGAGGCCAGCCCGGCCCTGGCGCAAATCTTCAACCTGCTGACCCCGCTGGTGCTGATTTTCGCGGCCATCTTCTTCGGGCTGGCGGGGCTTTTGGTGCTGAACACCATCTACCTGGGCCTGCTCGAGCGCACCCGCGAGCTGGGCGTGATTGTGGCCCTGGGCGCGGGCCCGGCCCAGGTGACGCGGATGGTGGTACTGGAGAGCCTGCTGCTCACCCTGAGCGGGGCCCTGGTGGGCAGTGGGCTGGGCCTGGCCACGGTGGGGGCGCTCTCCCGCGGCTTCTCGCTGGAGGCCGTTTTTGGCGGCGTGGCCAGCACCTTCGGCCTGCCCGAGGTGCTCTACCTGAGCCTGCGGCCCTGGGAGTTGCCCGTCACCCTGGCCTACGCCCTCCTCACCGGCCTCTTGGCCGCCTGGTGGCCGGCCCGGCTGGCGGCCCGGCTGGAACCGGTGGAGGCCATGCGTTTTACCGCTTGA